A single genomic interval of Herpetosiphonaceae bacterium harbors:
- a CDS encoding glycoside hydrolase family 6 protein, whose amino-acid sequence MAHRSTLRHMLLVSALLTALIVSTTSAFASAGLKTGPRLSFDPNTQFYTPKPNHDAVAQVAELTSQGRRADAERIRAMISTPTAVWVTSGSAKQAEQQVRQITYQAAGKQAIPVLVLYNIPFRDCAQYSAGGATSVAEYTAWIDGVARGIEGREAIIILEPDGLGIIPWYTTIDGVREWCQPAEADSQTAAADRFAMLNYAVDVLGALPNTHVYLDATHSGWLNVGDITDRLLKAGVQDADGFFLNVSNYQWTENLVAYGTWISSCIAYVTQVNPTGFGACGNQYWSGGPANNWQGVALDPALIWSDDADSPYANTAGISSRYDLILGGVEPTTHFVIDTSRNGQGPWTPTQSFPDPQTWCNPPDRGLGIRPTAATDHPLVDAYLWIKVPGESDGRCSRGLGSGDVVDPVWGRVDPDAGAWFPEQALELAQLASPPLR is encoded by the coding sequence ATGGCACATCGCTCAACGCTGAGACACATGCTGCTGGTGAGTGCGCTTCTGACGGCACTCATCGTCTCAACGACGTCGGCGTTCGCTTCGGCAGGATTGAAGACGGGTCCGCGCCTGAGCTTCGATCCGAACACCCAGTTCTATACCCCGAAGCCGAATCACGACGCGGTCGCGCAAGTTGCGGAGCTGACGTCGCAGGGTCGCAGGGCCGACGCGGAGCGTATCCGCGCGATGATCAGCACGCCTACGGCGGTCTGGGTGACGAGCGGCTCCGCCAAGCAGGCGGAGCAGCAGGTCCGCCAGATCACCTACCAGGCCGCCGGCAAGCAGGCGATCCCGGTCCTGGTGCTCTACAACATCCCATTCCGTGACTGTGCCCAGTACTCCGCTGGTGGCGCGACCTCGGTTGCGGAGTACACAGCCTGGATCGACGGCGTCGCGCGCGGCATCGAGGGCCGTGAGGCGATCATTATCCTTGAGCCCGACGGCCTCGGAATCATTCCGTGGTACACCACGATCGATGGCGTGCGGGAGTGGTGCCAGCCAGCCGAGGCCGACTCGCAGACCGCCGCAGCCGATCGCTTCGCGATGCTGAACTACGCGGTGGACGTGCTCGGCGCGCTGCCCAACACGCATGTCTATCTGGACGCCACCCACAGCGGGTGGTTGAATGTCGGGGACATCACGGACCGGCTGCTGAAGGCTGGCGTGCAGGACGCCGACGGCTTCTTCCTCAATGTGTCCAACTACCAGTGGACGGAGAATCTGGTCGCGTACGGCACGTGGATCTCCTCCTGCATCGCCTACGTCACGCAGGTGAACCCGACCGGCTTCGGTGCGTGCGGCAACCAGTACTGGAGCGGTGGTCCGGCCAATAACTGGCAGGGTGTGGCGCTCGACCCGGCCCTGATCTGGAGCGATGACGCTGATTCACCGTACGCCAACACCGCTGGCATCAGCTCGCGCTACGACCTGATCCTCGGCGGTGTCGAGCCGACCACGCACTTTGTCATCGATACCAGCCGCAACGGTCAGGGGCCGTGGACGCCGACACAGTCCTTCCCGGACCCGCAGACGTGGTGCAATCCTCCGGATCGTGGGCTGGGGATTCGTCCGACGGCAGCTACCGATCATCCGCTCGTGGACGCCTATCTGTGGATCAAGGTGCCGGGCGAGTCGGATGGTCGGTGCAGCCGTGGCCTGGGGAGCGGCGACGTAGTAGACCCGGTCTGGGGCCGGGTAGACCCGGACGCGGGGGCATGGTTCCCGGAGCAGGCGCTTGAGCTGGCGCAACTCGCCAGCCCTCCGCTCCGGTAG
- a CDS encoding non-ribosomal peptide synthetase yields MSLEETDRELYQKFIANYGNYEPIFDVGALYDKLSPISEEFDLFKLQVILSDDERGWFLRIRSKTGVIAEPVLAQLGEHLIRFLSAGFADPNLPLKDIALLAPDEIERLRACGRGSQRAAPAQIVEQIRDHALHSGERPAVVWREQQLSYAELEGQSNQFARMLAAADVQPEARVMLIMPKSLDVPVCVLGAWKAGAVYVPVAPELPAERLLALIEDCDPDYLVVGQDVLEKLSFKTLAEHARSAQAPRPVVLADDLEYLYTEESADAVCAPLDQHSLAYIMYTSGTTGTFKGVSISHGSLSNVLQWFREAYRLGAHTRLLQLTPLTFDPSLEQLIGALAAGGQVHLASSSELAAPEALAERIEQQAIGQLNATPTVIEDLLASREKIPSLETVIAGGDSLSDELKATILGKGYRLYNHYGPTECTIDVAAGGCHLEQPVTIGRPIDNTRISILNADLQPQPIGVAGEIYVGGRGLARGYWRDAALTAERFVPDPFGEGERLYRTGDVASWTPEGEIVFGGRSSTLVKVRGVRINPAEIERVLSGDPRIKEVAVAAYHNAIGEESLCLFVGGSDYSESEITDLLLQRLPHYFVPSRTVLVERLPRLDSGKVDNTQLRALASQLTVRAAYRAPETETEQIIAAIWADVLNVEQVGIDTDFFALGGHSLMATRVIYRIYEEFGIDINLRTFFESRTVAQLATVVEEQLLLTMEPEDLASIDQESGAAQDETPAS; encoded by the coding sequence ATGTCGTTGGAGGAAACTGATCGTGAGCTGTATCAAAAATTCATCGCCAACTACGGCAACTACGAGCCGATCTTCGATGTTGGCGCGCTGTACGACAAGCTCAGCCCCATCTCGGAGGAGTTCGACCTGTTCAAGCTCCAGGTGATCCTCAGCGACGACGAGCGCGGCTGGTTCCTGCGCATCCGCTCCAAGACCGGCGTGATCGCGGAGCCGGTTCTGGCGCAGCTTGGCGAGCATCTGATCCGGTTTTTATCGGCTGGCTTTGCCGATCCCAACCTGCCGCTCAAGGATATTGCGCTGCTTGCACCCGACGAGATCGAACGCCTCCGAGCATGTGGTCGCGGCAGCCAGCGAGCAGCGCCCGCGCAGATCGTCGAGCAGATCCGCGATCATGCGCTGCACTCCGGCGAGCGTCCGGCGGTGGTCTGGCGCGAGCAGCAGCTTAGCTACGCCGAGCTTGAAGGGCAGTCGAACCAGTTCGCGCGGATGCTGGCTGCGGCGGACGTGCAGCCCGAGGCGCGTGTGATGCTGATCATGCCGAAATCGCTGGATGTGCCGGTATGCGTGCTGGGCGCCTGGAAGGCCGGAGCCGTCTACGTGCCGGTCGCGCCCGAACTTCCCGCCGAGCGGCTGCTGGCGCTGATCGAGGATTGCGATCCTGACTATCTTGTCGTCGGGCAGGATGTGCTCGAAAAGCTGTCGTTTAAAACGCTGGCGGAGCACGCACGATCGGCGCAGGCTCCTCGCCCGGTGGTGCTGGCCGACGATCTGGAGTACCTCTACACCGAAGAAAGCGCGGATGCTGTTTGCGCGCCGCTGGATCAGCACAGCCTGGCTTACATTATGTACACCTCAGGCACAACCGGCACCTTCAAGGGCGTGTCGATCAGCCACGGCAGCCTGAGCAACGTGCTCCAATGGTTCCGCGAGGCATATCGGCTTGGCGCGCACACGCGGCTGTTGCAGCTCACGCCGCTGACCTTCGATCCGAGCCTTGAGCAGTTGATCGGAGCGCTGGCAGCGGGCGGGCAGGTCCACCTGGCTAGCTCCTCCGAGCTAGCCGCTCCTGAGGCGCTTGCAGAGCGGATCGAGCAGCAGGCGATTGGGCAGCTCAACGCGACGCCGACGGTCATTGAGGATTTGCTGGCGAGCCGCGAGAAAATTCCGAGCCTCGAAACAGTGATCGCCGGCGGCGACAGCCTGAGCGATGAGCTGAAGGCGACGATCCTTGGCAAAGGCTACCGGCTGTATAACCACTACGGTCCCACGGAATGCACGATCGATGTGGCGGCGGGCGGGTGCCACCTTGAGCAGCCGGTGACGATTGGCCGACCGATCGACAATACCCGGATCTCGATTCTGAATGCCGACTTGCAGCCACAGCCGATTGGCGTAGCCGGAGAAATCTACGTCGGAGGCCGAGGGCTGGCGCGCGGCTACTGGCGCGATGCCGCGCTCACGGCAGAGCGGTTCGTGCCCGATCCGTTCGGCGAGGGCGAGCGCCTGTACCGCACGGGCGATGTGGCGAGCTGGACGCCGGAAGGCGAGATCGTGTTTGGCGGTCGGAGCAGCACGCTGGTCAAAGTGCGCGGCGTGCGGATCAATCCCGCCGAGATCGAGCGCGTGCTCAGCGGCGATCCACGGATCAAAGAGGTTGCCGTCGCAGCCTACCACAACGCGATCGGCGAGGAAAGCCTGTGTCTCTTTGTCGGCGGCTCGGACTACAGCGAGAGCGAGATCACGGATCTGCTGCTTCAGCGCCTACCGCACTATTTCGTGCCGTCGCGCACGGTGCTGGTCGAGCGGCTGCCACGGCTCGATAGCGGCAAAGTCGACAACACGCAGCTTCGAGCGCTGGCGTCGCAGCTTACAGTCAGGGCGGCGTACCGGGCACCCGAAACCGAAACCGAGCAGATCATCGCCGCGATCTGGGCCGACGTGCTGAACGTCGAGCAAGTCGGGATCGACACCGACTTCTTCGCGCTCGGCGGTCACTCGCTCATGGCAACCAGGGTCATCTACCGCATCTACGAGGAGTTCGGCATCGACATCAACCTGCGCACCTTTTTTGAATCGAGAACCGTCGCGCAACTGGCGACCGTCGTGGAAGAGCAGCTTTTGCTGACGATGGAGCCAGAAGACCTGGCAAGCATCGATCAGGAATCCGGCGCAGCTCAGGACGAGACGCCCGCGTCATGA
- a CDS encoding serine hydrolase domain-containing protein, which yields MIDSSKLEHDLQAQMQAGKVPGLALAIFNDREVLYANGFGVTSSEDGAAPVTPQTLFRIGSTTKPLTATAIMRLVERGQLDLDLPMTTYLPWLAEQLPESATI from the coding sequence GTGATCGATTCATCCAAGCTAGAGCATGATCTTCAAGCGCAGATGCAGGCGGGCAAGGTTCCCGGCCTCGCGCTGGCAATCTTCAACGATCGAGAGGTTCTTTACGCCAACGGCTTCGGCGTTACCAGCAGCGAGGATGGCGCTGCTCCGGTGACACCACAGACCTTGTTTCGGATCGGATCGACGACCAAGCCGCTCACGGCCACGGCGATTATGCGGCTGGTCGAGCGTGGACAGCTTGATCTCGATCTGCCGATGACGACCTACCTGCCCTGGCTGGCGGAGCAACTGCCGGAGAGCGCGACAATATAG
- a CDS encoding carbamoyltransferase N-terminal domain-containing protein has translation MARTFGVYGPAHPLLGNISERLYLPVWKAFSAKKHFYTADSAYAHQRAMLMHQKLQRGETVYLLGIGIRTHNTGAALVEVSRERGVRLICNNEEERYVGHKHCDRFPEQAIEALKAQMAERGIGADDLHACLANFDFVQFYSPRVIVEELPGTLRQLRHLDITHAIKARLRGLLRGRASKQDTAPAPQPEAAQVPLGEGYTQAAERLGRQLGLQRPFPIIGMRHHGNHAYFSYAVSPFANSDEPVLITVIDGSGEDNSISLYVARQGHLTLIRDNKSQYDSLGLLYSFISSTQGGWTQLSSEGRYMGAAAWGNTDRLTNPYYRQLRQLMYFGNDGQVYLNRALANWHHDHAEPYTAALTEILGPAIPPDQMWNPDAVLNVEDIQHAEITRERVDKAAAMHLLFEDVLFHIVEYLIRTIGSSKLVLTGGTALNCLANMRLLEHFDEAYYERYVGRKGTRLHLWVPPTPGDAGTPMGAAYHFALAYGAPLGEPLRHAFYCGSAPTTAEIEAAINAADDMAYLPLGNVTDAGRRDTIADLMAYIVALSGSCSASQGR, from the coding sequence ATGGCACGGACGTTTGGCGTATATGGCCCGGCTCATCCATTGCTTGGCAACATCTCTGAGCGGTTGTACTTGCCGGTATGGAAAGCCTTTAGCGCGAAGAAGCATTTTTACACCGCCGACAGCGCCTACGCCCACCAGCGTGCCATGCTGATGCATCAGAAGCTCCAGCGCGGCGAGACAGTGTATTTGCTTGGGATCGGCATTCGCACGCATAACACCGGCGCTGCGCTGGTCGAGGTGTCGCGGGAGCGCGGCGTGCGGCTGATCTGTAATAACGAAGAAGAGCGCTACGTCGGCCACAAGCACTGCGATCGGTTCCCGGAGCAGGCGATCGAGGCGCTCAAGGCCCAGATGGCCGAGCGTGGCATCGGCGCCGACGATCTCCATGCCTGCCTCGCCAACTTCGACTTTGTGCAATTTTACTCGCCGCGCGTGATCGTCGAGGAGCTGCCGGGGACGCTGCGCCAGCTTCGCCATCTCGATATTACCCACGCGATCAAAGCTCGGCTGCGCGGGCTGCTGCGAGGCCGCGCCAGCAAGCAGGATACCGCTCCCGCGCCGCAGCCTGAGGCGGCGCAAGTGCCGCTGGGCGAAGGCTATACCCAGGCCGCCGAGCGACTGGGTCGGCAGCTCGGCCTCCAGAGGCCGTTTCCGATCATCGGCATGCGCCACCACGGCAACCACGCCTACTTCTCCTACGCCGTCTCGCCCTTCGCCAACAGCGACGAGCCGGTGCTGATCACGGTGATCGACGGCAGCGGCGAAGATAACTCGATCTCGCTGTATGTCGCGCGGCAGGGCCATCTCACGCTGATCCGCGACAACAAAAGCCAGTACGACTCGCTGGGCCTGCTGTATAGCTTTATCAGCTCGACGCAGGGCGGCTGGACCCAGCTCAGCAGCGAAGGGCGCTACATGGGCGCGGCGGCCTGGGGCAACACCGATCGCCTGACCAATCCATACTATCGCCAGTTGCGGCAGCTTATGTACTTCGGCAACGATGGGCAGGTCTATCTCAATCGCGCGCTGGCTAACTGGCATCACGATCACGCCGAGCCGTACACCGCCGCGCTGACCGAGATCCTCGGCCCGGCGATCCCGCCCGATCAGATGTGGAATCCAGATGCCGTGCTCAACGTCGAGGATATTCAGCACGCCGAGATTACCCGCGAGCGCGTGGACAAGGCGGCGGCAATGCATCTCTTGTTCGAGGACGTGCTCTTTCATATCGTCGAGTACCTGATCCGCACGATCGGAAGCAGCAAGCTGGTGCTGACCGGCGGCACTGCGCTGAATTGTCTTGCCAACATGCGTCTGCTTGAGCATTTCGATGAGGCCTACTACGAGCGCTACGTTGGTCGGAAGGGGACGCGGCTGCATCTGTGGGTGCCGCCCACGCCCGGCGATGCCGGAACGCCCATGGGTGCGGCCTATCACTTCGCGCTGGCGTATGGCGCTCCGCTTGGCGAGCCGCTGCGCCATGCGTTCTACTGCGGGAGCGCGCCCACGACGGCTGAGATCGAGGCGGCTATCAATGCCGCCGACGATATGGCCTATCTGCCGCTGGGCAACGTCACCGACGCCGGGCGCCGGGACACGATCGCGGACCTGATGGCCTATATTGTCGCGCTCTCCGGCAGTTGCTCCGCCAGCCAGGGCAGGTAG
- a CDS encoding D-2-hydroxyacid dehydrogenase gives MDHQLAQQTILIASYLEPEHIERIRGVDARLHVIYEPDLLRPPRFPNDHIGQPIQRTPQQERRWRDLLGQADILFDFDHTHLDDLPELAPRLRWIQATSAGIGQLVKRLDYPSRLPNTVLTTASGVHAQPLAEFCLMAMLMFSKDLLRTLRDQARKHWSQYSVADLEGRTLLIVGVGKIGRELARLGQALRMNVIGIKRSVDGVDPATLFLDQVYGPESLHQLLPQAEYLVLITPHTPQTEQLIGEAELARLPRGAMLINIGRGALVDEPALIAALRSEHLGGAALDVFAEEPLPQSSPLWDLPNVLVSPHSGGTSDRENERIVDLFCDNLARWLAGEPLRNVFNPQTLY, from the coding sequence ATGGACCATCAGTTAGCACAGCAGACGATTCTGATCGCCAGCTATCTGGAACCTGAGCATATCGAGCGCATTCGGGGCGTCGATGCGCGGCTGCATGTGATCTACGAGCCTGATCTGCTCAGGCCGCCGCGCTTCCCCAACGATCATATCGGGCAGCCGATCCAGCGCACGCCGCAGCAGGAGCGCCGCTGGCGCGATCTGCTGGGCCAGGCGGATATTCTCTTCGATTTCGATCATACCCACCTTGACGATCTGCCGGAGCTTGCGCCCAGGCTGCGCTGGATTCAAGCGACTAGCGCCGGGATCGGCCAGCTCGTCAAAAGGCTGGACTATCCCAGCCGCCTGCCGAACACGGTGCTGACCACCGCGAGCGGTGTTCATGCCCAGCCGCTGGCCGAGTTCTGCCTGATGGCGATGCTGATGTTCAGCAAGGATCTGCTGCGCACGCTCCGCGACCAGGCTCGCAAGCATTGGAGCCAATACTCCGTGGCGGATCTCGAAGGCCGCACGCTGCTGATCGTCGGCGTGGGCAAGATTGGGCGGGAGCTGGCGCGGCTAGGCCAGGCGCTGCGCATGAACGTGATCGGCATCAAGCGCTCGGTCGACGGTGTTGATCCGGCGACGCTGTTTCTCGATCAGGTGTACGGGCCGGAAAGCCTCCATCAGCTCTTGCCGCAGGCCGAGTATCTGGTGCTGATCACGCCGCACACGCCGCAGACCGAGCAGCTGATCGGCGAGGCTGAGCTGGCGCGTTTGCCGCGCGGCGCGATGTTGATCAATATCGGTCGCGGCGCGCTCGTGGACGAGCCCGCATTAATCGCCGCGCTGCGATCGGAGCATCTGGGCGGCGCCGCGCTTGATGTGTTTGCCGAGGAGCCGCTTCCCCAAAGCAGCCCGCTCTGGGATCTGCCCAACGTGCTGGTCAGCCCGCACTCAGGCGGCACCAGCGATCGGGAAAATGAGCGGATCGTGGATCTTTTCTGCGACAATCTGGCCCGCTGGCTGGCCGGTGAGCCGCTGCGCAACGTGTTCAATCCCCAGACGCTCTATTGA
- a CDS encoding TauD/TfdA family dioxygenase translates to MANSDPAKPGPKKPGSIQRKAVNIAQAELVKVAPLLPGSSLPLLVQPTIDGVNLIDWAAAHREEIQAHLLTHGGLLFRDFAVPEIADFEQFVRATSGNLLEYRERSSPRSQVSGNIYISTDYPADQPIFLHNENSYQHTWPLKIFFFCVTAAEQGGETPIADVRKVYQRIDPAIRARFARKGWMYVRNFGQGIGLPWQTVFQTEDKAAVEEYCRQHQIEATWREGDRLRTRAIREAVLRHPQSGELVWFNHATFFHVTTLSPMVRDAMLAEFSEEDLPANSYYGDGTPIEPEVVEALREAYHQETVSFPWQRGDILMLDNMLVAHGRAPFVGSRKVVVGMAEPVSRDDVRANDIQVTP, encoded by the coding sequence ATGGCGAACTCAGACCCGGCGAAGCCGGGACCAAAGAAGCCGGGATCGATCCAGCGCAAAGCGGTGAACATAGCGCAGGCAGAGCTGGTCAAGGTTGCTCCGCTCCTGCCCGGCAGCAGCCTGCCGCTCCTGGTTCAGCCGACGATCGACGGGGTGAATCTGATCGATTGGGCCGCAGCGCATCGCGAGGAGATTCAAGCTCATCTGCTGACGCACGGCGGCCTGCTCTTCCGTGATTTTGCGGTGCCTGAGATCGCGGACTTCGAGCAGTTTGTGAGGGCGACATCGGGAAATTTGCTTGAATATCGCGAGCGCTCATCGCCGCGCAGCCAGGTCAGCGGCAATATTTACATATCCACCGACTACCCCGCCGATCAGCCGATTTTTCTCCACAACGAGAACTCCTACCAGCATACCTGGCCTTTGAAAATCTTTTTCTTCTGTGTCACGGCTGCCGAGCAGGGCGGCGAGACGCCGATCGCCGATGTGCGCAAGGTCTATCAGCGGATCGATCCCGCGATTCGCGCGCGCTTTGCGCGCAAGGGCTGGATGTATGTGCGCAACTTTGGGCAGGGCATCGGCTTGCCCTGGCAGACGGTGTTTCAGACCGAGGATAAGGCTGCGGTCGAGGAGTACTGCCGCCAGCACCAGATCGAGGCAACCTGGCGCGAGGGTGATCGCTTACGGACCCGCGCTATTCGCGAGGCCGTGCTGCGCCATCCGCAGAGCGGCGAGCTGGTCTGGTTCAACCACGCGACGTTTTTCCATGTCACCACGCTCAGCCCGATGGTGCGCGACGCGATGCTGGCGGAGTTTAGCGAAGAAGATCTGCCAGCCAATAGCTACTATGGCGATGGAACTCCGATCGAGCCGGAGGTGGTTGAGGCCCTGCGGGAAGCCTACCATCAGGAAACGGTGTCCTTCCCCTGGCAGCGCGGAGATATTTTGATGCTTGACAATATGCTGGTGGCGCATGGTCGCGCGCCATTTGTGGGATCGCGCAAGGTTGTCGTCGGCATGGCCGAGCCGGTGAGTCGCGACGATGTGCGGGCGAACGACATTCAGGTGACGCCGTAA
- a CDS encoding serine hydrolase domain-containing protein produces MLNLYRLEQRVQQAVQERRYVGLALALVQGGDITYARGFGTTSVEDGGIAVTPDTLFCIGSISKSLTGTLVMRLVEQGKLDLDEPVISYLPGFAFSDPKLGQAVTLRHVLSHSTGLPAAGKDFGPRDPDALRRFVWDEIPRYQFIAEPGKVHLYNNTVIVLAGYLAEVVTGRYYDQLVQELIFEPLRMRRSTFDRTVAMTYPLALAHEVDAHGVLRTRHHFTDNVSGNPAGFGISSTLDLANFAIMHLNQGRFQDTALLTPESVALMHTPQASRYRLGYEAGYGLGFYTGHYKGVRHVTHGGMLESYNCLLTLFPQRELAVILQCNYEDGSDMGSLVGALYNELLDLPAARFQPAAVAPDRSAWPRYVGTYLSVHSGLATIEIVDDQLMLELNGETMPLTAVEGGLYHTGSTYVGFVAEASGPVQYVMIDSEPYRRFARDHSFVPDVGAWAAYTGAYAVWEIDPTPIKIRIADDRLHMQWWGDEVVCTPLTATSFISPRGLIEFEPAEDGGPPVLVTAGGAARRYRVSSAT; encoded by the coding sequence ATGTTGAATCTCTACCGGCTCGAACAACGTGTCCAGCAGGCGGTCCAGGAGCGGCGCTATGTCGGCCTGGCGCTGGCGCTGGTGCAGGGCGGCGACATTACCTATGCGCGTGGCTTCGGCACCACCAGCGTCGAAGATGGCGGCATCGCGGTAACGCCCGATACGCTGTTTTGTATCGGCTCGATCAGCAAATCGTTGACCGGCACGCTGGTGATGCGTCTGGTCGAGCAGGGCAAGCTCGATCTGGACGAGCCGGTGATCAGCTACCTGCCGGGCTTTGCCTTCAGCGATCCCAAGCTCGGCCAGGCGGTTACGCTCCGGCATGTCTTGAGCCATAGCACGGGCCTGCCAGCCGCAGGCAAGGACTTTGGCCCGCGCGACCCGGATGCGCTGCGGCGCTTTGTGTGGGACGAGATCCCGCGCTATCAGTTCATCGCGGAGCCGGGCAAGGTCCATCTGTACAACAACACGGTCATCGTCCTGGCGGGGTATCTGGCCGAGGTGGTGACGGGAAGATACTACGATCAGCTAGTGCAGGAGTTGATCTTCGAGCCGCTCCGGATGCGCCGCAGCACCTTCGACCGTACCGTTGCGATGACCTATCCGCTGGCGCTGGCGCATGAAGTCGATGCGCATGGCGTGCTGCGTACCAGGCATCATTTTACCGACAACGTGAGCGGCAATCCGGCGGGCTTTGGCATCAGCTCAACGCTCGATCTTGCCAACTTTGCGATCATGCATCTCAACCAGGGCCGGTTCCAAGATACCGCGCTCCTCACACCCGAGTCGGTCGCCCTGATGCATACGCCCCAGGCAAGCCGCTACCGACTCGGCTATGAGGCGGGGTATGGACTGGGCTTCTACACCGGCCACTACAAGGGTGTGCGGCATGTCACCCACGGCGGCATGCTGGAAAGCTACAACTGTCTGCTGACGCTCTTTCCTCAGCGCGAGCTTGCCGTTATTCTGCAATGCAACTACGAGGACGGCTCCGACATGGGCAGCCTGGTCGGAGCGCTCTACAACGAGCTGCTCGATCTGCCAGCCGCCCGCTTCCAGCCAGCGGCGGTCGCGCCCGACCGATCGGCGTGGCCGCGCTATGTCGGCACGTATCTCAGCGTCCACTCCGGCCTCGCGACGATCGAGATCGTCGACGATCAGCTTATGCTCGAGCTCAACGGCGAGACGATGCCGCTGACCGCCGTGGAGGGCGGCCTGTACCATACCGGCTCGACCTACGTTGGCTTTGTTGCCGAAGCGTCAGGTCCGGTGCAGTACGTGATGATCGATAGCGAGCCGTACCGCCGCTTCGCGCGTGACCACTCGTTCGTGCCGGATGTCGGCGCGTGGGCGGCCTATACCGGCGCGTATGCCGTCTGGGAGATCGACCCGACGCCGATCAAGATTCGCATCGCCGACGATCGGTTGCATATGCAGTGGTGGGGCGATGAGGTGGTCTGCACGCCGCTCACGGCGACCAGCTTTATCAGCCCGCGCGGCCTGATCGAGTTTGAGCCAGCCGAGGACGGTGGACCGCCCGTGCTGGTGACGGCGGGTGGTGCAGCCCGCCGCTATCGCGTATCGTCGGCAACATGA